The DNA sequence GATTCACAGACATTTCCATTCACAAATTGAGATTCAACCATCTTCCTTTGTTCTGGCGGAAGGTCTTTGAGTTTTTCTTTCATACATTCCGAAGTTTTGGCACACATTTTTTTGGAGAGGGCCTGGAATTCTTTCGCGTCCTTTAATGTTTGTGAGGTGATCATGAGGGGGAAAAATAAAAATAGGAAAAGAGAAATTTTTTTCATAAAAATAACATATCCCTTTTCGACCATTGGTAAAGAAAAAATTTAGAAAAAGGATTGCATCCAAAGGAAATCAAACTAAGATTTTCGCCCATGAAACGAATTGTAACATTACTTCTGGTCTCGTTTACCGTATCCCTTGTGGCACAAAATTTGACAGAACGAACACCTGTCAGTTTTCCCTCTGAACCAAACACAATTGAAGAATTCAAATCCATCCAAGCGGCCACCGCCACAACTCCAGAAGGTGGAGTTGCCGTTTTAGTCCTTGCCATTTCCCTCTACGGAAAAAATCCAGAATTAGGAAGAAAAGCAGTGGTACTTTCTGTCCTTTCCAAAAACAGACAAAAATCGAATAAACCAACAGCGATTGATGGAGTGGATTTAGGAGGAAGTGATTCCTATTTACTGGGGCAACTCGACAAATACAAAATGTTACCAAATGGGTATTGGAAAGGGGCAGAACCGTCTAACGGGTATACACCGAAGCTTCCTCTCACAGTCGAAACCTACACCAATCCTTATTCAGGGGAAGAGTCTTCTGGAAGGATCAAACTCTTTGTTGCCACAAAAGGTGCTTCCAGTTACCGTCCTGTCACTGTGGAAAAAGACTCCGACGGACTTTGGCGTGCCAAAGAAATGAGTTCTTTGTTTGTAGGGATGATGCCCGCCAAATAGATGTTCATTGATCTACTTTCATTCCATCCAGTGGTATTGGCACTTCTTGCCACTGGGTTTACTTGGTTTTGTACTGCGTTTGGAGCAGGGTTTGTGTTTTTTTTTCGCACAGTTCCAAGGCCTGTGTTTA is a window from the Leptospira ellinghausenii genome containing:
- a CDS encoding LA_2478/LA_2722/LA_4182 family protein, translated to MKKISLFLFLFFPLMITSQTLKDAKEFQALSKKMCAKTSECMKEKLKDLPPEQRKMVESQFVNGNVCESRYKQYVVEGQKPSNEKPTKKLTKQDIEDMKQCTKEMAAFSCAELEEGKIPQACEKFQSEEE
- a CDS encoding DUF6935 domain-containing protein, with product MKRIVTLLLVSFTVSLVAQNLTERTPVSFPSEPNTIEEFKSIQAATATTPEGGVAVLVLAISLYGKNPELGRKAVVLSVLSKNRQKSNKPTAIDGVDLGGSDSYLLGQLDKYKMLPNGYWKGAEPSNGYTPKLPLTVETYTNPYSGEESSGRIKLFVATKGASSYRPVTVEKDSDGLWRAKEMSSLFVGMMPAK